A genomic region of Candidatus Krumholzibacteriota bacterium contains the following coding sequences:
- a CDS encoding YraN family protein, translating to MANTRALGAAGERIAAEYLGLGGWEILDRNWRSGPLEIDLVAAKDGDVAFVEVRTRRSGAFGGAVASIDARKLRNMRRAAGRWLAGRRGGRWREARCDLVAIDIDSGGGRMSLSHLRGVDRFFA from the coding sequence GTGGCGAACACGCGAGCGCTCGGCGCGGCCGGGGAACGGATCGCCGCCGAGTACCTGGGACTCGGCGGGTGGGAGATACTCGACCGCAACTGGCGGTCGGGTCCGCTCGAGATCGATCTCGTCGCGGCGAAGGACGGCGACGTCGCCTTCGTCGAGGTCAGGACGCGCAGGAGCGGGGCCTTCGGCGGGGCCGTCGCGTCGATCGACGCGCGCAAGCTGCGCAACATGAGGCGTGCCGCGGGCCGATGGCTCGCCGGACGCCGGGGCGGGCGGTGGCGCGAGGCGCGCTGCGATCTCGTCGCCATCGACATCGACAGCGGGGGCGGACGGATGTCGCTCAGCCACCTGCGCGGCGTCGACCGGTTTTTCGCTTGA
- the rplS gene encoding 50S ribosomal protein L19, whose amino-acid sequence MDILDSVSARYLKDEKTIPVFAIGDTVRVDVQVVEGGRTRTQAFQGTVIQRRGAGVKETFTVRKISQGIGVERIFPLHSPNVGGITVLRRGKVRRAKLYYLRKLKGKAARIPEKTERR is encoded by the coding sequence ATGGACATCCTGGATTCGGTATCGGCGCGATACCTCAAGGACGAGAAGACGATCCCCGTTTTCGCAATCGGCGACACCGTTCGCGTGGACGTGCAGGTCGTCGAGGGCGGCCGTACCCGGACGCAGGCATTCCAGGGAACGGTGATCCAGCGCCGCGGCGCCGGCGTGAAGGAGACTTTCACCGTGCGGAAGATCAGCCAGGGGATCGGCGTCGAGCGGATCTTCCCGCTGCACTCGCCCAACGTGGGCGGGATCACGGTGCTTCGCCGGGGCAAGGTCCGGCGCGCGAAGCTCTACTATCTCCGCAAGCTGAAGGGCAAGGCCGCGCGGATACCCGAGAAGACGGAGCGCCGCTAG
- a CDS encoding ribonuclease HII, protein MTLAPVDALAGFDRSRGSGPLAGVDEAGRGALAGPVVAAAVVCEPGEELGRVRDSKLVPEKEREELYERIVRAAGAWCVGIVGPDEIDRTNILLATMCAMKQAVAGLGMRPGLVLVDGNRLPEIACPAEAVTGGDRKSFVIAAASIVAKVTRDRIMRERDRDYPGYGFRQHKGYGTAAHRRAIAELGLSALHRRSFRTGDGV, encoded by the coding sequence ATGACCCTCGCCCCCGTCGATGCGCTGGCCGGGTTCGATCGCTCCCGGGGGAGCGGCCCGCTCGCCGGCGTCGATGAGGCGGGACGCGGCGCCCTCGCCGGTCCCGTCGTGGCGGCCGCGGTCGTCTGCGAGCCGGGAGAGGAACTCGGCCGCGTGCGGGACTCCAAGCTCGTTCCCGAGAAGGAGCGCGAGGAGCTCTACGAGCGCATCGTCCGGGCGGCCGGCGCCTGGTGCGTTGGGATCGTCGGTCCCGACGAGATCGACAGGACGAATATCCTCCTCGCGACGATGTGCGCGATGAAACAAGCCGTGGCGGGGCTCGGGATGCGTCCCGGCCTCGTCCTCGTCGACGGGAACCGTCTTCCGGAGATCGCCTGTCCGGCCGAGGCGGTCACGGGGGGCGACCGGAAGAGCTTCGTCATCGCCGCGGCGTCGATCGTCGCCAAGGTGACGAGGGACCGTATCATGCGGGAGCGCGACCGCGACTATCCCGGGTACGGGTTCAGACAGCACAAGGGGTACGGAACGGCGGCCCACCGGCGGGCCATCGCGGAACTCGGTCTTTCCGCGCTGCATCGCAGGAGCTTCCGGACCGGAGACGGCGTGTGA